One part of the Salinivirga cyanobacteriivorans genome encodes these proteins:
- a CDS encoding LytR/AlgR family response regulator transcription factor → MHTKIVIIEDDSAALENAKSIIQEFFPGLELAGTADNPEAALELIKKVAPSIAIFDINLKKGNAFEIIEQLPEINFQIVWTTAYEQYAIQAFRISAVDFLLKPYKTSDLVKSIQKPEEKKISLHTNEALHIVNLNEIVYCKSEDNYTIFTIENSPPIMVSKPLKNYASLLKFDHFCRVHQSYLVNLSKIKQFKKGKNSYLVMQNKEKIPVSKGMRNQVVEYFNQLKHCILDQPHHINVERCQILIHSSAAHL, encoded by the coding sequence ATGCACACAAAAATTGTGATAATAGAAGATGATAGCGCGGCACTTGAAAATGCAAAAAGCATAATTCAGGAATTCTTTCCAGGCCTTGAGCTTGCGGGCACGGCCGACAATCCTGAAGCAGCACTTGAACTTATTAAAAAAGTAGCACCTTCGATTGCAATTTTTGATATAAACCTCAAAAAAGGTAATGCTTTTGAAATTATTGAACAATTGCCCGAAATTAATTTCCAAATTGTTTGGACCACCGCTTATGAGCAATACGCCATTCAGGCATTTCGTATAAGCGCTGTCGACTTTTTACTTAAACCTTATAAGACATCCGACCTGGTAAAAAGCATTCAAAAACCCGAAGAAAAGAAAATATCATTACATACAAACGAAGCGCTGCATATTGTAAACCTCAATGAAATAGTTTACTGTAAATCAGAAGATAATTACACCATTTTTACTATTGAGAACTCACCGCCCATTATGGTAAGTAAACCCTTAAAAAACTATGCAAGTTTGCTTAAATTCGACCATTTTTGCCGTGTACATCAGTCATATCTTGTAAATCTCAGCAAAATAAAACAATTCAAAAAAGGTAAAAATTCTTATCTGGTGATGCAAAACAAGGAAAAAATTCCTGTTTCAAAAGGTATGCGGAATCAGGTGGTGGAATACTTCAATCAATTAAAACACTGTATTCTCGATCAACCACACCATATTAATGTTGAAAGGTGCCAAATTCTAATTCATAGCTCAGCTGCTCATTTATAA
- a CDS encoding tetratricopeptide repeat protein yields MKTKILILYLVFTWTQSFSNPDSLYNEIKYHKEQQAHYQLALTQLELAKHFYFTERNYDSTCLYTEKVVNYFTQHKNDKKLGYTYKLMGYAHNYIESYEKALQYFDSALVYLHPKEQRLSILQVHTNQGIAYNFVDNPAKAIDAFKKALDIAYALKDTSQIVINNLNTGIMYNVAGQISEAAEYLIKSIELAKQTQDTTNLIKSYIELGDIYVNQDKTDQAKTYYMQALDMLDTTSFSRTHVSLYDVLGYVNEQQKQFSKAEDWYQKAYNISKQINYKSGMAQLLYRMGILHKVKREWQSAKSDFNSALKIEKQIGSLYDQLVLKNELADIYIQIKSYERAEKSLNEVINQANENDLIRPLKQAHKLMYQYYKQTGAGTRALEHYEAYRQIDDSIYNVQQIEIVESLREQYETAEKEQTIIKLNTEKTLKEEQIKRQQQLLWSIIASAVFLVIILVLLYLQFKRKTALKRIQIQQQLFRAQLNPHFIFNALNAIKGYITAHKTDEAAEFLTDFSSLMRQTLESSIDEINSLATEIELLTAYLKLQQMRLEHEFKFLIDTASEIKTENTKFPAMLLQPFVENAVEHGIKNGGSKIEINFTEINNRLAITISDDGPGIENTKNTSTKKHHSRGMEIIKKRMQLLNKMAGWEIYYATEPLNNNQTGTVVKIDLALITLFD; encoded by the coding sequence ATGAAAACAAAAATACTTATACTATACCTGGTTTTTACCTGGACTCAAAGCTTCAGCAACCCTGACTCTTTATATAATGAAATAAAGTATCATAAAGAACAACAAGCGCATTATCAGCTGGCGCTGACACAACTTGAACTGGCTAAACACTTCTATTTTACCGAAAGAAACTACGATTCTACCTGCCTTTATACCGAGAAAGTTGTGAACTATTTTACACAACATAAAAATGATAAAAAACTGGGTTATACATATAAGTTAATGGGCTATGCACATAATTACATCGAAAGTTATGAAAAGGCATTGCAGTATTTTGATTCTGCACTTGTTTATCTGCATCCAAAAGAACAACGACTATCTATTTTGCAGGTTCACACAAATCAAGGCATTGCCTACAATTTTGTAGACAATCCGGCTAAAGCCATCGATGCATTCAAAAAAGCATTAGATATTGCTTATGCATTAAAAGATACGAGTCAAATTGTTATAAACAACCTCAATACGGGCATAATGTATAATGTTGCGGGTCAAATATCAGAGGCAGCAGAATACCTGATTAAGAGTATTGAACTTGCCAAACAAACCCAGGACACAACAAATCTTATCAAAAGCTACATTGAACTTGGCGATATTTATGTGAATCAGGACAAAACCGATCAGGCAAAAACATATTACATGCAAGCCCTTGATATGTTAGACACAACTTCTTTTTCGCGTACACATGTGTCATTGTATGATGTTTTGGGGTATGTAAATGAGCAGCAAAAACAATTTAGTAAGGCTGAGGACTGGTACCAAAAAGCCTACAATATAAGTAAACAAATTAATTACAAAAGCGGAATGGCCCAGTTGCTTTATCGTATGGGCATCCTGCACAAAGTAAAACGAGAGTGGCAATCAGCCAAATCCGATTTTAACAGTGCATTAAAGATTGAAAAACAAATAGGCAGTCTTTACGACCAATTGGTTCTTAAAAACGAATTAGCTGATATTTATATTCAAATAAAATCATACGAAAGAGCTGAAAAAAGCTTAAATGAAGTTATTAACCAGGCAAATGAAAACGATTTAATCAGGCCGCTTAAGCAGGCGCATAAACTGATGTACCAATATTATAAACAAACAGGCGCTGGTACAAGGGCCCTGGAACATTACGAGGCTTACAGGCAAATAGACGATTCAATATACAATGTACAGCAGATTGAGATAGTTGAGAGCCTGCGCGAACAATATGAAACTGCAGAAAAAGAGCAAACCATTATAAAACTCAATACGGAGAAAACTCTAAAAGAAGAGCAAATAAAAAGGCAACAGCAGCTTCTCTGGAGTATTATTGCAAGCGCTGTTTTTTTAGTAATAATTCTGGTTTTATTGTACCTGCAATTCAAACGCAAAACAGCTTTAAAACGCATACAAATTCAGCAGCAATTATTTCGCGCACAACTTAACCCCCATTTTATTTTCAATGCTCTAAATGCTATAAAAGGATATATTACCGCACACAAAACAGATGAAGCAGCCGAATTTTTAACAGACTTTTCTTCCTTAATGCGGCAAACCCTCGAAAGCTCTATTGATGAAATAAATTCACTGGCAACCGAAATAGAATTATTAACGGCCTATCTGAAATTACAACAAATGCGCCTTGAACATGAATTTAAGTTTCTTATAGATACAGCCAGCGAGATTAAAACAGAAAACACCAAATTCCCTGCAATGCTGCTCCAACCTTTTGTGGAAAATGCAGTTGAGCACGGAATAAAAAACGGAGGATCTAAAATTGAGATCAATTTCACCGAAATAAACAACAGGTTAGCGATTACAATTTCCGATGATGGGCCCGGCATAGAAAACACAAAAAACACAAGTACAAAAAAACATCACTCCAGGGGTATGGAGATTATTAAAAAACGCATGCAGTTATTGAATAAAATGGCAGGATGGGAAATATATTATGCTACTGAACCCCTTAATAATAACCAAACAGGAACTGTTGTAAAAATCGATTTAGCATTGATCACATTGTTCGATTAA
- a CDS encoding T9SS type A sorting domain-containing protein, translated as MKKASILLGITLLFQLSLFAQINPFTGAGRTSAVEFVIGNEVFVGLGYNDTIVFDDFWKYSQDTEEWTEISAFPGGDRYNAVAFTINGKGYVGLGQSSNNTYHNDFYCYDPVNQTWTTVESFGGVPTSLAVSFVIDNKAYVGTGTKMIEENVTYENTKDFWEYDPETNTWSQISTFEAGVRQNAAAFAIDGKGYVTGGVHYDDGTVTYSDVQEYDPATDTWVERIYADGLNLSFNGAEAFNFNGKGYICYGNNEEIVSYDPVSNNVENLGNMLNLDDNRDHPVAFVLNGTPYFGLGSYGFFENTYMDDILEIPFPTNPTDINLSSNEISENEPDNTQVGVFSTVDENSGVTHAYELTDNENYPDNNMFTIENDALLAQSMDFETNASLTIKVKSTNSLELSVVKEFTISILDVEELITDINLSSNTILENQIDGTYVGQLSSTDENSNVTHTYELVNNENYPDNENFSIDGSILLANTLDYEQDSVFVINIQSKNNLDVTYEKEFTINVLDDTTDNGTAITKIQSSDFRIFPNPATSQIRIQNKSNRVNISSIALIDVAGRTYNVNVKETINISTFEPGVYFLRLVTTEGIINKRIVIE; from the coding sequence ATGAAAAAAGCATCTATTTTATTGGGTATTACCCTATTGTTTCAACTTTCCCTATTTGCTCAAATTAATCCTTTCACGGGAGCAGGCCGTACATCAGCTGTTGAATTTGTAATTGGAAATGAAGTTTTTGTAGGTCTCGGATACAATGACACTATTGTTTTCGATGATTTCTGGAAGTACTCCCAAGATACCGAAGAATGGACGGAAATTTCTGCCTTTCCTGGAGGTGACCGCTATAATGCAGTAGCTTTTACCATTAATGGTAAAGGATATGTTGGATTGGGACAAAGTTCCAACAACACATACCATAATGATTTTTATTGTTATGATCCTGTAAACCAAACCTGGACGACCGTTGAGAGTTTTGGAGGCGTACCGACTTCTCTGGCAGTTAGCTTTGTAATCGACAATAAAGCTTATGTAGGAACAGGCACAAAAATGATCGAAGAGAATGTGACGTATGAAAATACCAAAGATTTCTGGGAATATGATCCTGAAACTAACACATGGTCACAAATCTCTACATTTGAAGCTGGAGTTCGTCAGAATGCTGCAGCTTTTGCTATTGATGGTAAAGGTTATGTAACAGGTGGAGTACATTACGATGATGGAACTGTTACCTATTCCGATGTGCAGGAATACGACCCTGCTACTGATACCTGGGTAGAAAGAATTTATGCAGATGGGCTGAATTTATCTTTTAATGGCGCTGAAGCATTCAACTTTAATGGTAAAGGCTATATTTGCTATGGAAACAATGAAGAAATTGTAAGCTATGATCCAGTGTCAAACAATGTAGAAAACCTCGGTAATATGCTTAACCTTGATGACAATAGAGATCATCCGGTTGCCTTTGTATTGAATGGTACACCATATTTTGGATTGGGAAGTTATGGATTTTTTGAAAACACGTATATGGATGATATTCTGGAAATCCCCTTTCCTACCAATCCAACCGATATCAATCTATCTTCGAATGAAATTTCTGAAAATGAACCCGATAATACTCAGGTTGGCGTTTTTTCTACAGTAGATGAAAATAGCGGCGTAACGCATGCTTATGAACTGACCGACAATGAAAATTATCCAGACAATAATATGTTCACCATTGAAAATGATGCTTTACTTGCCCAAAGCATGGATTTTGAAACAAATGCTTCATTAACGATTAAAGTTAAATCAACCAATAGTCTGGAGCTTTCTGTAGTAAAAGAGTTTACAATAAGTATTCTTGATGTTGAAGAATTAATAACTGACATCAACCTTTCCTCCAATACAATATTGGAAAATCAAATAGATGGTACTTACGTAGGCCAACTTTCATCAACAGACGAAAACTCCAATGTAACACATACCTACGAACTGGTAAACAATGAAAATTACCCTGATAATGAAAACTTCTCAATTGACGGTAGCATATTACTTGCAAACACCTTAGACTATGAGCAAGACAGTGTTTTTGTAATTAATATTCAATCAAAGAATAACCTGGATGTGACCTACGAAAAAGAGTTTACTATCAATGTGCTTGACGATACTACGGATAATGGTACAGCAATTACTAAAATCCAATCTTCTGATTTCAGAATATTTCCGAATCCTGCAACGAGCCAAATCAGAATTCAAAATAAGAGCAACAGAGTCAACATTAGCAGCATTGCACTAATTGATGTAGCAGGAAGAACATATAATGTAAATGTTAAGGAGACAATTAATATTTCAACATTTGAACCAGGAGTATATTTTCTTAGATTAGTAACCACAGAGGGCATTATAAATAAAAGAATTGTTATTGAATAA
- a CDS encoding peptidoglycan DD-metalloendopeptidase family protein has protein sequence MDKLIEIIVKSSGAGKRVLNMSFDSNDVWVPDLSEKNTELERINLDDPEEFGTWLNCKIIRNDKKLAAGGYGEDRVVYKRSKHFGQGSDARSIHLGIDLWAKAGREVVAPFDATIHSFRNNDNHGDYGGTIILQHEIEGKQFYTLYGHLSLESLQHKEEGMPVNEGDIFAWLGRPSENGGWPPHLHFQLIRDMGDKKGDYYGVASQKEKDERLHMCPDPNYILQLDALK, from the coding sequence ATGGATAAACTCATAGAAATAATTGTTAAATCATCGGGAGCGGGGAAAAGGGTGTTAAATATGTCATTCGATAGTAATGATGTTTGGGTACCTGACCTGTCTGAAAAAAACACAGAATTGGAGCGGATAAATCTGGACGATCCTGAGGAGTTTGGCACCTGGCTCAATTGTAAAATTATCAGAAATGACAAGAAGCTGGCAGCGGGGGGCTATGGCGAAGACAGGGTGGTATATAAACGCAGTAAGCACTTCGGACAGGGTTCTGATGCACGCTCTATTCACCTTGGCATAGATTTGTGGGCGAAAGCAGGCAGAGAAGTTGTGGCACCATTTGATGCCACCATACACAGTTTCCGGAATAACGACAATCATGGCGATTATGGTGGTACCATCATTTTGCAACACGAAATTGAAGGAAAACAATTCTATACCCTGTATGGCCATTTGTCACTTGAATCATTGCAGCATAAAGAAGAGGGGATGCCTGTAAATGAGGGGGATATCTTCGCGTGGCTGGGTAGACCATCAGAAAATGGAGGTTGGCCGCCACATTTGCATTTTCAGTTAATTCGTGACATGGGAGATAAGAAGGGCGATTATTATGGAGTAGCAAGCCAAAAGGAAAAAGATGAAAGACTTCATATGTGTCCGGACCCAAATTATATATTGCAACTGGATGCACTGAAATAA
- a CDS encoding T9SS type A sorting domain-containing protein — translation MKKLSPFKMFKKTYRPLIMFWFSIVWLFCATSLNAQGPEWITTIGGTASDYIKAVQQDENGNFYACGYFSGTVDFNAHETETDEYTASGATAGFITKYASDGTYQWTTVLNGTQHKWLMDLTIIGGYRTGVYVAGAYSGDIDFDPSSSTVSYTAQDSYDAFVAGYDLQTGELLQEYVYAGSGSEFATSIISYGDNYLVVAGTYRDQIDFNPSKNTKVTYTSNGESDFFIRNFSPAGGAWWTKSMGGTGNDLLDHRTLEIDAANNIYLGGSFQNVVDFDPDNTNTYEMTSEGGKDAFLLALNSDAQFQWAKQTGNANDESTTALTIDSTGIYSAISFTGTISCIVGYAGGMPVFEDFTSYGGQDILLTKHTLGGQIIGDSFGHIGGDLEDQCNDLMTDNDGHVFATGYFMSSDFDLNPQEETQIFGTSGGKDIFMAGYSSSYEYEWANKYGGNEDDEGINLLYDSHEIYCAGTFRNTINFDISTETSVGQEDLFLLATSIWNTETEILSFEIPEAIAPTIIDPEASTIDIVVGYGVDLTSLVPTITISTGASIDPPGGEPQDFTDPRIYTVLAENGSDVQHWTVTVTEEPNDETEILTFELTESTAPADIDPVAGTVDIEVTNGTDLTILTPTITLSPGASIDPESGIAQDFTNSVTYTVTAENGTDTQIWTVAVTEAVSISELPQADFSLYPNPVSHSLNFSGDGIIQQVKIYNLQGKLLETKILHTTKGIINMQNYSDGNYVLKLQQKNGTVYVHLITVSR, via the coding sequence ATGAAAAAACTCAGCCCCTTCAAAATGTTTAAAAAAACCTATCGACCCTTAATTATGTTTTGGTTTTCAATTGTCTGGTTGTTTTGTGCTACTTCTTTAAATGCACAAGGCCCGGAATGGATAACCACAATTGGTGGTACGGCTTCTGATTACATTAAAGCAGTTCAGCAAGACGAAAATGGAAATTTTTATGCATGTGGCTACTTTAGTGGAACTGTAGATTTCAATGCGCATGAAACCGAAACAGATGAATACACTGCCAGCGGAGCAACTGCCGGGTTTATCACAAAATACGCCAGTGACGGAACCTACCAATGGACAACCGTGTTGAACGGCACTCAACACAAATGGCTTATGGATTTGACAATTATTGGTGGCTACAGAACCGGCGTTTATGTGGCTGGTGCATATTCCGGCGATATTGATTTCGATCCCTCCTCCTCAACCGTTAGCTACACCGCGCAAGATTCGTATGATGCTTTTGTAGCAGGTTACGATCTTCAAACAGGTGAACTGCTCCAGGAGTACGTTTATGCCGGCAGTGGCAGTGAATTTGCTACATCCATCATATCTTATGGTGATAATTACCTTGTAGTTGCCGGTACGTATCGGGACCAAATAGATTTTAATCCTTCTAAAAATACTAAAGTAACCTACACCAGTAATGGAGAATCAGATTTCTTTATAAGAAACTTTAGTCCGGCTGGTGGTGCATGGTGGACCAAAAGCATGGGAGGCACAGGCAATGATTTACTAGACCATCGCACCCTGGAAATTGATGCAGCAAACAACATTTACCTGGGTGGCTCTTTTCAAAATGTGGTAGATTTTGACCCGGATAACACAAACACCTACGAGATGACTTCCGAGGGTGGCAAAGATGCTTTCCTATTGGCCCTCAACTCCGATGCACAATTCCAGTGGGCCAAACAAACGGGTAATGCTAATGATGAGTCAACAACTGCTTTAACAATTGATAGTACCGGTATTTATTCTGCCATATCTTTCACAGGAACCATATCCTGCATAGTTGGTTATGCAGGTGGAATGCCGGTTTTTGAAGATTTCACGTCTTATGGCGGACAAGATATTTTGCTGACAAAACATACCCTGGGCGGTCAAATTATTGGCGATAGTTTTGGTCATATCGGGGGCGATTTAGAAGATCAGTGCAACGATTTAATGACAGATAATGACGGACATGTTTTTGCTACGGGATACTTTATGAGTAGCGACTTTGATCTTAACCCACAGGAGGAAACACAGATTTTTGGGACATCCGGAGGCAAAGATATTTTCATGGCGGGGTATTCAAGTAGTTATGAATATGAATGGGCCAATAAATATGGCGGAAACGAGGATGATGAAGGAATTAACCTCCTCTACGATTCCCATGAAATATACTGTGCAGGAACATTTCGAAATACGATTAATTTTGATATAAGCACCGAAACATCAGTTGGGCAGGAAGATCTTTTCTTACTTGCTACAAGTATCTGGAATACTGAAACAGAAATTCTGAGTTTTGAAATTCCAGAGGCCATTGCCCCTACTATAATCGATCCTGAGGCAAGCACCATTGATATTGTAGTCGGCTATGGTGTAGATTTAACTTCGCTGGTACCAACTATTACCATATCAACGGGTGCATCAATTGATCCTCCAGGTGGCGAACCGCAAGACTTCACAGACCCGAGAATTTATACGGTGCTTGCTGAAAACGGTTCGGATGTGCAGCACTGGACAGTAACTGTTACTGAAGAGCCAAACGATGAAACAGAAATACTAACCTTCGAGCTGACAGAATCAACAGCGCCTGCCGATATTGATCCCGTTGCTGGTACCGTTGATATTGAAGTTACCAATGGCACGGATCTTACTATCCTCACGCCTACAATAACCTTATCACCGGGTGCCAGCATTGATCCAGAAAGTGGTATAGCTCAGGACTTTACAAATTCTGTTACTTATACAGTTACAGCAGAAAACGGCACTGATACACAAATTTGGACGGTTGCGGTTACTGAAGCTGTTTCAATTTCAGAATTACCGCAAGCGGATTTCTCATTATATCCAAACCCCGTGTCACATTCACTAAACTTCAGTGGGGATGGCATTATTCAGCAAGTAAAAATTTACAACTTACAGGGCAAACTATTAGAAACTAAAATTTTGCATACAACGAAAGGAATAATCAATATGCAAAATTACAGCGATGGCAACTATGTGTTAAAGCTACAACAAAAGAATGGCACTGTTTACGTACATCTGATTACAGTTTCGCGTTAG
- a CDS encoding MATE family efflux transporter, with product MLINYFKSYLPFYRRNLNVAIPVVLSQAGQMTVQLADNMMVGHVGVSELAAASFANSIYIVGFVLGLGLTFGATPLVGSAFGQKNFKEAATVLQHSFLGNGMVSLILVATMWAVSWLMPYMGQPEAVVELAVPYYRLLVISIVPFMLFFTGKQFIEGLGNTSMAMKITLAANVVNIGLNYIWIYGKLGFPAYGLNGAGYATLTARSLMAIGFTLFMLRQPHFRRYFYLIDPRQISLKHISLFFRIGMPIGLQMLAEVTLFSLAAVMMGWLGEVPLAAHQIGIQVSMVSFMIATGVASGTTIRVSQQLGARNYEEMQKAGLASLHMIIAFMTTTALLFFAFRYQLPYLFTNNPEVVDTAAYLLIFSALFQIFDGSQVVLLGSLRGLADVNKAFQLALVTYLIMGVPLMYLLGFVFDMGGAGVWSALALSLAVAAVFFFFRFKRKCRIVEKGL from the coding sequence ATGCTCATTAATTATTTCAAATCATATCTCCCTTTTTACCGTCGTAACCTGAATGTGGCCATTCCTGTGGTATTGTCGCAAGCAGGCCAAATGACCGTACAACTGGCCGACAACATGATGGTGGGCCATGTAGGAGTATCGGAGCTGGCTGCTGCATCATTTGCCAACTCCATTTACATCGTGGGTTTTGTGCTAGGACTGGGACTAACCTTCGGTGCTACGCCACTTGTGGGTAGTGCATTTGGTCAGAAGAATTTTAAAGAGGCTGCTACTGTTTTACAGCATTCGTTTTTGGGCAATGGTATGGTTTCTCTGATATTGGTCGCTACAATGTGGGCCGTATCATGGTTAATGCCTTATATGGGCCAACCCGAAGCGGTAGTGGAACTTGCCGTGCCGTATTATCGATTGTTGGTGATCAGCATTGTGCCGTTCATGCTGTTTTTTACAGGTAAACAGTTTATTGAAGGTCTTGGGAACACCAGTATGGCCATGAAAATTACGCTGGCCGCCAATGTGGTCAACATTGGATTGAATTATATCTGGATTTATGGTAAACTGGGCTTTCCGGCCTATGGACTGAATGGAGCCGGATATGCCACGCTCACAGCACGCAGCCTCATGGCCATTGGATTTACTTTATTTATGCTGCGCCAGCCTCATTTCAGACGCTATTTTTACCTGATTGATCCACGCCAAATCAGTTTGAAACATATCAGTCTCTTTTTTCGTATCGGCATGCCCATCGGACTGCAAATGTTGGCTGAGGTAACGCTGTTTAGTCTGGCTGCTGTAATGATGGGCTGGCTCGGCGAAGTACCTCTGGCAGCGCATCAAATTGGCATACAGGTGAGCATGGTTTCATTTATGATCGCTACTGGTGTGGCATCGGGCACCACCATTCGTGTAAGCCAACAACTAGGTGCACGTAATTATGAAGAAATGCAAAAGGCCGGCCTGGCATCTTTGCATATGATTATCGCTTTCATGACTACCACAGCATTGTTGTTTTTCGCATTTCGATACCAGTTGCCTTATCTTTTCACCAATAATCCTGAAGTGGTCGATACAGCGGCATATTTACTCATTTTTTCCGCCCTTTTCCAAATTTTCGACGGTTCTCAGGTAGTATTACTGGGCTCACTGCGTGGACTGGCCGATGTGAACAAAGCGTTTCAACTGGCGCTGGTTACTTACCTGATTATGGGCGTTCCGCTTATGTATTTATTGGGCTTTGTATTCGATATGGGCGGCGCTGGTGTATGGAGTGCCCTGGCGCTTTCTCTGGCCGTTGCAGCCGTATTTTTCTTCTTCCGGTTTAAGCGTAAGTGCCGGATTGTGGAGAAGGGATTGTGA
- a CDS encoding translation initiation factor, which produces MSNNDWKKRLGVVYSTSDDFDYEKEGADEQETLPNEEQKLKVLLDKKQRKGKKVSLITGFQGTEDDLKDLSKWLKTKLGVGGSAKNGEILIQGDFRDRIVELLSNEGYNVKKAGG; this is translated from the coding sequence ATGAGCAACAATGATTGGAAGAAAAGACTTGGTGTGGTATATTCCACCAGCGACGACTTTGACTACGAAAAAGAAGGCGCGGATGAACAGGAAACCCTTCCCAATGAGGAGCAAAAATTGAAGGTGTTGCTCGATAAAAAGCAGCGCAAAGGTAAAAAAGTGAGTCTCATTACCGGGTTTCAGGGCACGGAAGATGACCTTAAAGACTTATCCAAATGGCTCAAAACAAAGCTGGGTGTAGGTGGCAGTGCCAAAAACGGCGAAATTTTGATTCAGGGCGATTTCCGCGATCGAATTGTGGAACTGCTCTCCAACGAAGGCTACAATGTAAAAAAAGCGGGTGGTTGA